The following proteins are co-located in the Candidatus Abyssobacteria bacterium SURF_5 genome:
- a CDS encoding FHA domain-containing protein → MMDEGPLNEAQSVNAAKSSSRRIGRFVIEIMNGPEDGRIIECREFPITIGRASDNIVHLPYDHLISRHHATIEREGDSLTLTDLKSTNGTFFREHKVQGQVAIDLNKLLRVGATLLTVRLRSVKG, encoded by the coding sequence ATGATGGATGAAGGACCCCTGAATGAAGCTCAGTCAGTCAATGCTGCAAAATCTTCCTCCAGGAGAATAGGCAGGTTTGTGATCGAGATCATGAACGGACCGGAAGACGGTCGCATCATCGAATGCCGGGAATTCCCGATCACGATCGGTCGAGCGAGTGACAACATCGTCCATCTTCCCTATGACCATCTTATTTCCAGGCATCATGCCACGATTGAAAGGGAAGGCGACTCGCTTACCCTCACTGATTTGAAGAGCACAAACGGGACCTTTTTTCGCGAACACAAGGTTCAGGGGCAGGTTGCCATTGATTTGAATAAATTGTTACGAGTCGGAGCCACCCTCTTAACCGTCAGGCTCCGCTCCGTAAAAGGATAA